A portion of the Penaeus monodon isolate SGIC_2016 chromosome 28, NSTDA_Pmon_1, whole genome shotgun sequence genome contains these proteins:
- the LOC119591108 gene encoding zinc finger protein Gfi-1-like — protein MTLSLKIRLEGSRIGAEDHQRHFVGLHLQRHQLQRHLHLDTDRGKSQASSVQRPSCRKRGARAGQDSAKSSPLDQAVEGGSPLGEAAVPGRAGLSDKAAFGQQSSREILDGHEGAGDSSNSSQDTQMALDTYLLHDGSRPYAQLHAALGDPQSEGALTLQNSAGDGQPLKQVVGFDAALNRYVCQWCGRNFDRISNLKRHVLLHSGIKPFKCLYCNYRATQKANVVQHLASRHREEMRALLQNNINVNDILVPSGPVKR, from the exons ATGACCCTGTCACTCAAGATCCGTTTAGAG GGCTCTCGGATTGGCGCTGAGGACCACCAACGTCACTTCGTGGGGCTGCACCTTCAGCGCCACCAACTGCAGCGCCACCTTCACCTCGATACCGACCGCGGAAAGAGCCAAGCGAGCTCTGTGCAGCGCCCCTCGTGCAGGAAGAGAGGCGCCAGGGCAGGCCAGGACAGTGCCAAGTCGAGCCCGCTTGACCAAGCCGTCGAGGGCGGCAGTCCGCTGGGCGAGGCCGCGGTGCCTGGCAGGGCGGGCCTCTCAGACAAGGCCGCCTTTGGCCAGCAGTCGTCCAGAGAGATCCTGGATGGACACGAGGGCGCGGGTGACAGCTCCAACAGCTCCCAGGACACGCAGATGGCGCTGGACACGTACCTCTTGCACGACGGCTCGCGGCCCTACGCTCAGTTGCACGCGGCCCTGGGCGACCCGCAGAGCGAAGGCGCGCTCACTCTGCAGAACAGCGCGGGCGACGGCCAGCCCCTGAAGCAGGTAGTGGGCTTCGACGCCGCCCTCAACAGATACGTATGCCAATGGTGCGGCAGGAACTTCGACCGAATCTCCAACCTGAAGCGCCACGTCCTCCTCCACTCGGGCATTAAGCCCTTCAAATGCCTCTACTGCAACTACCGCGCCACGCAGAAGGCCAATGTGGTGCAGCACCTGGCGAGTCGGcacagagaggaaatgagagcgCTCCTGCAGAACAACATCAACGTGAATGACATTCTTGTTCCTTCGGGTCCTGTGAAGAGATAA
- the LOC119591109 gene encoding zinc finger protein 771-like, protein MLKKRKLSKGLILPFPEDKSHIKLFHCPPLPTQCFQQKPGTARARRGRARSFAPPGQRARTRRSPSRSRLRPAAGELPTGSRPRGVAFEVPAAAAPSSSSSASFAAASAPQAQCVCPWCQRVFSKSSNLKRHMLTHTGEKPHACPLCPYRAVQKVQVIQHIRSKHSMDKDLSSSFLEKPADN, encoded by the exons atgcttaaaaaaaggaaactatcAAAAGGTCTTATTTTACCTTTCCCCGAGGACAAGTCACACATCAAGTTATTCCAtt GCCCTCCTCTGCCCACCCAGTGCTTTCAGCAGAAACCAGGAACCGCTCGTGCTCGCCGCGGGCGCGCTCGGTCCTTCGCCCCGCCAGGCCAGCGCGCCAGGACCCGACGGAGCCCAAGCCGGAGCCGCCTTCGCCCAGCGGCCGGGGAGCTCCCGACCGGCAGCCGGCCACGG GGGGTCGCCTTCGAGgtccccgccgccgccgcgccttcttcgtcctcctcggcCTCCTTCGCCGCTGCGAGCGCACCCCAGGCCCAGTGCGTGTGCCCCTGGTGCCAACGGGTGTTCTCCAAGAGCAGCAACCTCAAGCGACACATGCTGACCCACACGGGAGAGAAACCCCACGCGTGTCCTCTGTGCCCATACCGCGCCGTCCAGAAGGTCCAGGTCATCCAGCACATCAGGAGCAAGCACAGCATGGACAAGGACCTGTCGAGCTCCTTCTTGGAAAAGCCAGCAGACAATTGA